A region from the Parasphingopyxis sp. CP4 genome encodes:
- a CDS encoding phasin family protein → MATKKTTKTTAKKAAPKATNRVEEAMETASERVKETAEKTRERVEGFVAQAQDRAKETAEKVSAMGTDMVEFQKANVEAMVESGKIAAQGVQDIAKQNAEYARTNLETATKAFEGFGSVKSPRDLIEVQNERARASFDTLVQQASHNTEAWMKLAGDAFQPISERFTAAMENVRKAA, encoded by the coding sequence ATGGCTACGAAGAAAACCACGAAGACGACCGCCAAGAAGGCCGCTCCCAAGGCTACCAATCGCGTTGAAGAAGCGATGGAAACCGCCAGCGAGCGCGTAAAGGAAACCGCTGAAAAGACGCGTGAGCGCGTTGAAGGTTTCGTTGCTCAGGCACAGGACCGCGCCAAAGAAACCGCTGAAAAGGTTTCGGCAATGGGCACGGACATGGTTGAATTCCAGAAGGCAAACGTTGAAGCAATGGTCGAAAGCGGCAAGATTGCTGCCCAGGGCGTTCAGGACATTGCCAAGCAGAATGCTGAATATGCTCGCACGAACCTCGAAACTGCCACCAAGGCATTTGAAGGTTTCGGTTCGGTCAAGTCGCCGCGCGATCTGATCGAAGTTCAGAACGAACGTGCTCGCGCTAGCTTCGACACGCTGGTTCAGCAGGCTTCGCACAACACTGAAGCATGGATGAAGCTCGCCGGTGACGCATTCCAGCCGATCTCCGAGCGTTTCACCGCTGCAATGGAAAACGTTCGTAAAGCTGCCTAA
- a CDS encoding LL-diaminopimelate aminotransferase: MNTDFYRIRRLPPYVFAEVNAMKAEARARGEDIIDLGMGNPDTPPAQHVIDKLSEVANDPTAHRYSASKGIPGLRKAQAAYYKRRFDVEVDADSEVVVTLGSKEGLANLAQAITAPGDVVLAPNPSYPIHTFGFIIAGAAIRSIPAQPGPQFFDRLKYSLAYSVPKPSVLVIGYPSNPTAYVADLDFYEKVVEFAKEHEIWVISDLAYAELYYGDTPTPSLLQIPGAKDVAVEFTSMSKTYSMAGWRMGFAVGNEHLISALTRVKSYLDYGAFTPIQVAAVAALNGPQDIIDQNRTLYRNRRDVMVESFARAGWDVPSPDASMFAWAPIPEQCAHMGAMEFSKDLLRHAGVAVSPGVGFGEEGEGFVRIALVENEQRIRQAARGIKKYLDGFRSNSAGTDGD, from the coding sequence ATGAATACCGATTTCTATCGCATCCGCCGCCTGCCGCCCTATGTCTTCGCCGAAGTGAACGCGATGAAGGCCGAGGCGCGCGCGCGGGGCGAGGATATTATCGATCTGGGCATGGGCAATCCGGATACGCCGCCGGCCCAGCATGTGATCGACAAGCTTTCCGAAGTTGCCAACGATCCGACCGCCCACCGGTATTCCGCCTCCAAAGGCATTCCCGGCCTCCGCAAGGCCCAGGCCGCCTATTACAAGCGCCGCTTCGATGTCGAAGTTGATGCCGACAGCGAAGTCGTTGTGACATTGGGGTCCAAGGAAGGGCTCGCCAACCTTGCCCAGGCGATTACTGCGCCCGGCGATGTCGTGCTTGCGCCGAACCCCTCCTATCCGATCCACACCTTCGGTTTCATCATTGCCGGAGCGGCGATCCGGTCGATCCCGGCCCAGCCCGGACCGCAATTTTTCGATCGCCTCAAATATTCGCTCGCATACAGCGTGCCCAAACCCTCGGTGCTGGTGATCGGTTATCCGAGCAATCCCACTGCCTATGTCGCCGATCTCGATTTCTACGAAAAAGTCGTTGAATTCGCGAAAGAGCATGAAATCTGGGTGATCAGCGATCTCGCATATGCCGAGCTTTATTATGGCGACACGCCGACCCCTTCGCTGCTCCAGATCCCGGGTGCAAAGGATGTCGCGGTCGAATTCACCTCCATGTCCAAGACGTACAGCATGGCCGGGTGGCGGATGGGCTTTGCAGTCGGCAACGAGCATCTGATCAGCGCGCTGACGCGGGTGAAATCCTATCTCGACTATGGTGCGTTCACGCCGATCCAGGTCGCCGCAGTCGCTGCTTTGAACGGCCCGCAAGACATTATCGATCAGAACCGCACCCTGTATCGCAATCGCCGCGATGTGATGGTCGAAAGCTTTGCCCGCGCGGGATGGGACGTCCCCTCGCCAGACGCCAGCATGTTCGCCTGGGCGCCGATCCCGGAACAATGCGCGCATATGGGCGCGATGGAATTTTCCAAGGACCTGCTCCGCCATGCCGGCGTGGCCGTGAGCCCGGGCGTTGGTTTTGGTGAAGAAGGCGAAGGTTTTGTCCGCATCGCGCTGGTTGAGAATGAACAGCGCATTCGCCAGGCCGCGCGCGGCATCAAGAAATATCTCGATGGATTCCGGTCCAACAGCGCGGGTACCGACGGCGATTAA
- a CDS encoding alpha/beta hydrolase, giving the protein MPTLEDMQHWTGILGQAQQMMLEYASTQMEQAKEGAPGALDPAKLAEAVPSTDQLAAMFPSVPAFSFDSEKFAKAQSDFWEDSLKLWTRFLNPGDGESEGEPAPPRSKDRRFAAPQWQDNPVFDMIRQSYLMIADHMLRGVDLIDGVDPKQKEQVRFATQQFVDAMSPSNFALTNPQVLEKAMETKGESFLKGLEHMLSDMRKGQLTHTDPDAFTLGENIATTPGKVVKETPLYQLIQYEPVTKKVFETPLIIFPPWINRFYILDLNEKKSFIRWAVAQGITVFVVSWKSADESMGEVTQDDYVVRGQVDAIDTVRELLKVPSVNTIGYCVAGTTLAMTLAYLAARGEADKVESATFFTAQVDFTMAGDLHLFIDDMQAKLIEQLGEGQGYLDGRYMAATFNMLRGRDLIWNYVVNNYLMGEEYPAFDLLHWNGDTTNLPAKWHKNYLQDFYRDNKLAEPGGLSVDGEPIDMRNVETPSYVQAGREDHIAPPESVWKITEHFAGPLKFVLAGSGHIAGVVNPPDANKYQYWTNKKQADTLEDFIAGAKETAGSWWPDWLKWLGGHSGEMVEAKKARIPGKGKFKAIEDAPGSYVRSR; this is encoded by the coding sequence ATGCCCACGCTGGAGGATATGCAGCACTGGACCGGAATTCTCGGCCAGGCGCAGCAGATGATGCTTGAATATGCCTCCACCCAGATGGAGCAGGCCAAGGAGGGCGCGCCCGGCGCGCTTGATCCGGCGAAGCTGGCAGAGGCCGTGCCATCAACCGACCAGCTCGCCGCGATGTTCCCCAGTGTCCCGGCTTTCAGCTTCGACAGTGAAAAATTCGCCAAAGCGCAGAGCGATTTCTGGGAAGATAGTTTGAAGCTATGGACGCGCTTCCTTAATCCGGGCGATGGCGAGAGCGAAGGCGAACCTGCGCCGCCGCGCTCCAAGGACCGCCGCTTTGCCGCCCCGCAATGGCAGGATAATCCGGTTTTCGACATGATCCGGCAAAGCTATCTGATGATTGCCGATCATATGCTGCGCGGCGTTGACCTGATTGATGGCGTCGATCCCAAGCAGAAGGAGCAGGTCCGCTTCGCAACCCAGCAGTTTGTGGATGCGATGAGCCCGTCCAATTTCGCCCTGACCAATCCGCAGGTGCTCGAAAAGGCGATGGAGACCAAGGGTGAGAGCTTCCTCAAGGGCCTCGAGCATATGCTCAGCGACATGCGCAAGGGGCAGCTCACCCATACCGATCCCGATGCCTTCACCCTGGGTGAGAATATTGCGACGACGCCTGGCAAGGTGGTCAAGGAAACGCCGCTCTACCAGCTGATTCAATATGAACCGGTGACGAAAAAAGTATTTGAAACGCCGCTGATCATCTTTCCGCCCTGGATCAACCGTTTCTATATTCTCGATCTCAACGAGAAAAAGAGCTTTATCCGCTGGGCCGTGGCGCAGGGGATCACGGTGTTTGTCGTCTCCTGGAAGTCCGCCGATGAAAGCATGGGTGAAGTGACGCAGGACGATTATGTTGTGCGCGGCCAAGTCGATGCGATCGATACGGTGCGGGAGCTACTCAAAGTGCCGTCGGTCAACACGATCGGCTATTGCGTGGCCGGCACGACGCTGGCGATGACGCTGGCCTATCTCGCCGCTCGCGGCGAAGCGGACAAGGTGGAGAGCGCGACCTTCTTTACCGCGCAGGTGGATTTCACCATGGCTGGCGACCTCCATCTCTTCATCGACGATATGCAGGCCAAGCTGATTGAACAGCTGGGCGAGGGCCAAGGCTATCTGGACGGCCGCTATATGGCGGCGACTTTCAACATGCTGCGCGGGCGTGACCTCATCTGGAACTATGTCGTGAACAATTATCTGATGGGCGAGGAATATCCGGCATTCGACCTGCTCCACTGGAATGGCGACACGACGAATCTGCCTGCGAAATGGCACAAGAATTATCTGCAGGATTTCTATCGCGACAATAAACTCGCCGAGCCGGGTGGGCTGAGTGTGGATGGCGAGCCTATCGATATGCGCAATGTGGAAACGCCCAGCTATGTCCAGGCAGGCCGCGAAGATCATATCGCCCCGCCCGAAAGCGTATGGAAGATCACCGAGCATTTTGCCGGTCCGCTGAAATTCGTACTCGCGGGATCGGGGCATATTGCGGGCGTCGTCAATCCGCCCGACGCCAACAAATACCAATATTGGACGAACAAGAAGCAAGCGGACACGCTGGAGGACTTTATCGCCGGCGCGAAGGAAACGGCCGGCAGCTGGTGGCCCGACTGGCTCAAATGGTTGGGCGGCCATTCGGGCGAGATGGTTGAGGCGAAGAAGGCGCGCATCCCGGGCAAGGGCAAATTCAAGGCGATTGAGGATGCTCCGGGCAGCTATGTGCGTTCGCGCTAA
- a CDS encoding toll/interleukin-1 receptor domain-containing protein, producing MGSEDNVTVFVSHHSSKVEVAKAVETALQKRGVKCWIAPRDVDPGEPFDKSVRNAIDKSSAILLLFCAESEKSRHVKRELILGDTAGRPIIPLRLEAIDPGELAYHLADSQWIDWIDRRDSVIDRVASQAKSYAGLSETAPPPPPPPATSAEPATGVPAKIPGTWIALAAIALLAAVLITWMITSRGGEDREIATDESDAVEIADADLAEGIEDGDDVPEGTATPVVETPAAPPPQSQPSAPPPASSAPSPTPAPQPQAAPPTPAPAPAGPLQRVVQACAGVPSDTEYLICADSSLGDRAREMSGLIRQIRARLESSPDRLRNFNRAQRNWYNNVRATCHSAACVAAEQDRWNANLRSRMAEMR from the coding sequence GTGGGCAGTGAAGACAATGTCACAGTTTTTGTAAGCCATCATTCGAGCAAGGTCGAAGTGGCAAAGGCTGTCGAGACGGCCTTACAGAAGCGCGGAGTAAAATGCTGGATCGCACCGCGGGACGTTGATCCGGGCGAACCGTTCGACAAGTCCGTCCGCAACGCAATCGACAAATCATCCGCCATCCTGCTGCTTTTCTGCGCGGAATCGGAGAAGAGCCGGCACGTAAAACGCGAGCTGATCCTTGGCGATACCGCCGGCCGGCCGATCATTCCGCTTCGCCTGGAAGCCATCGATCCGGGTGAGCTCGCCTATCATCTTGCGGACTCGCAATGGATCGACTGGATCGATCGCCGCGACAGCGTCATTGACCGTGTGGCATCGCAAGCCAAATCCTATGCCGGGCTGTCGGAAACAGCCCCGCCTCCGCCACCTCCTCCTGCCACCTCAGCAGAACCAGCAACCGGTGTTCCCGCAAAAATTCCCGGCACCTGGATAGCACTCGCCGCGATTGCCCTGCTGGCCGCCGTGCTGATCACCTGGATGATCACCAGCCGTGGAGGCGAAGACCGGGAGATTGCAACCGACGAAAGCGATGCCGTCGAAATCGCTGATGCAGACTTGGCCGAGGGCATTGAAGACGGCGATGATGTTCCTGAGGGTACCGCAACGCCAGTAGTTGAAACGCCCGCAGCGCCACCGCCACAATCGCAACCAAGCGCACCGCCACCGGCCAGCAGCGCGCCCAGCCCTACTCCGGCGCCGCAACCGCAAGCTGCCCCGCCAACGCCTGCTCCTGCGCCCGCCGGACCGCTCCAACGGGTCGTGCAAGCGTGTGCCGGAGTACCCAGCGATACCGAGTATCTGATCTGCGCCGATTCATCGCTTGGCGATCGGGCGCGCGAAATGTCTGGGCTGATCCGCCAGATTCGAGCGCGGCTGGAATCATCGCCCGACAGATTGAGAAATTTCAACCGGGCACAGCGCAACTGGTACAATAATGTCCGGGCGACATGCCATTCGGCGGCCTGCGTTGCGGCTGAGCAAGATCGATGGAACGCAAATCTTCGCTCCCGCATGGCGGAAATGCGTTAG
- a CDS encoding thioesterase family protein, with protein sequence MAAPFSHRFRVRYSEVDPQSVVFNSRYLEYADLIITEYWRTLDVHFSGDEALEFHVVKAVVEFIQPIRADEEVDGLAETTRVGSSSVTTEIHLIGQDGTNDLRARIELVHVHVDLKSGKPIPVPDTVRQRFLAK encoded by the coding sequence ATGGCCGCACCCTTCTCCCATCGTTTCCGTGTTCGTTACTCTGAGGTCGATCCGCAGTCGGTCGTGTTTAATTCGCGCTATCTGGAATATGCGGATCTGATCATCACCGAATATTGGCGCACGCTCGATGTGCATTTCAGCGGCGATGAGGCGCTGGAATTCCATGTCGTGAAGGCGGTGGTTGAATTCATCCAGCCAATCCGTGCCGATGAGGAGGTTGATGGGCTGGCTGAAACGACCCGTGTCGGATCCAGCAGCGTGACCACCGAAATCCACCTCATCGGCCAAGACGGCACAAATGATCTGCGTGCCCGGATCGAGCTGGTCCATGTCCATGTAGATTTGAAATCCGGTAAACCAATCCCAGTTCCGGACACTGTTCGCCAACGTTTTCTTGCAAAATAG
- a CDS encoding nucleotidyltransferase family protein: MKTDHSPPTILVLAGKRDGALDPLAERAGVTHKAVVPIGGKPLIGHVLATLEKAWDDAQILVSIHDESVLEDVEEYQRLKAAGRLKACEAQAGIVESVEAAAEQAEWPILITTGDNALTTADALHEIHAHGIEDGADVAIGLAKREDIQAAHPDGQYGFYQFKDIAISNCNLFWLGNPRAFSAVESFRTGGQFFKNRSRIIKAFGLGNMIRFLLKTETVDSAMARLSKRFGVKVIAHKFTDGRLAIDVDNERTYRVTEELMKETA, translated from the coding sequence ATGAAGACTGATCATTCTCCCCCTACAATCCTCGTGCTCGCGGGTAAGCGAGACGGTGCGCTCGATCCCCTGGCGGAACGCGCGGGCGTCACACACAAGGCGGTTGTGCCGATCGGCGGAAAACCGCTGATTGGCCATGTTCTCGCGACACTCGAAAAAGCGTGGGACGATGCGCAGATCCTGGTGTCGATCCATGACGAATCAGTGCTTGAGGATGTTGAGGAATATCAGCGCCTTAAGGCAGCTGGACGGTTGAAGGCATGCGAGGCGCAGGCCGGGATCGTCGAAAGTGTGGAAGCGGCAGCCGAACAGGCGGAATGGCCGATCTTGATCACCACCGGTGATAATGCGCTGACGACTGCTGATGCCCTGCATGAAATCCATGCGCATGGGATCGAAGATGGCGCCGATGTGGCGATCGGTCTTGCCAAGCGCGAGGATATTCAAGCTGCACATCCGGATGGCCAATATGGCTTCTACCAGTTCAAAGATATCGCGATTTCCAACTGCAACCTGTTCTGGCTGGGCAATCCGCGCGCTTTCTCTGCCGTCGAGTCCTTTCGCACTGGCGGGCAGTTTTTCAAGAATCGCAGCCGGATCATCAAGGCGTTCGGCCTTGGGAACATGATCCGCTTCCTCCTCAAGACCGAGACCGTAGATAGCGCCATGGCGCGCTTGTCGAAGCGGTTTGGTGTGAAGGTGATCGCTCACAAATTCACCGATGGCCGGCTCGCCATCGATGTCGATAATGAGCGGACCTATCGCGTAACTGAGGAGCTGATGAAAGAGACGGCATGA
- a CDS encoding glutathione binding-like protein produces the protein MIDLYFAPTPNGWKISIMLEECGLPYQVKWVNIGAGEQFEPEFLAISPNNRIPAIVDNEPLGSGQPHSVFETGAILVYLAEKTGSFLPFDPVGRSKVRQWLMWQMGGLGPMLGQHGHFKLYAPEKIPYAINRYRRETERLFGVLNRQLAENQHVAGAEYSIADMACFPWIQTYKRQEIDLEQFPHVRRWYDQLKQREGLRRGMDLGRERLNRNPQDDAQTAKVLFGIDTKD, from the coding sequence ATGATCGATCTCTATTTCGCCCCGACGCCGAATGGCTGGAAAATCAGCATCATGCTGGAAGAATGCGGCCTGCCCTATCAGGTGAAATGGGTGAATATTGGCGCAGGCGAGCAATTTGAGCCGGAATTTCTCGCAATCAGCCCGAACAACCGTATTCCCGCCATTGTCGACAATGAACCGCTCGGCAGCGGCCAGCCACATTCGGTGTTCGAAACCGGTGCGATCCTTGTCTATCTGGCGGAGAAAACTGGCTCCTTTCTGCCATTCGACCCGGTCGGACGCTCGAAAGTGCGCCAATGGCTGATGTGGCAGATGGGCGGGCTGGGGCCGATGCTCGGCCAACATGGCCATTTCAAACTCTATGCACCGGAAAAAATTCCCTATGCCATCAATCGATATCGGCGCGAAACCGAGCGCCTGTTTGGCGTGCTCAACCGGCAATTGGCAGAGAATCAGCATGTCGCCGGCGCCGAGTACAGCATTGCCGATATGGCCTGTTTCCCCTGGATCCAGACCTATAAGCGCCAGGAAATCGATCTGGAGCAGTTTCCCCATGTCCGCCGCTGGTATGACCAGTTGAAACAACGCGAGGGCCTGCGTCGCGGCATGGATCTCGGCCGCGAGCGACTCAATCGCAATCCCCAGGACGATGCCCAAACGGCAAAAGTCCTGTTCGGAATAGATACGAAAGACTGA
- a CDS encoding NTP transferase domain-containing protein: protein MTDTPTILVLAGKRDGALDPLAERAGVSHKAVIPVAGKPLISHVLERLEEAWEDARIIVSIHDPTALDHVTAVRRLRDAGRLELAEAKDGLVESVASAAENVSWPLLITTGDNALTTVEALHTINAIGDEKSVDAVIGVVSTEAIQAAYPYQKKGGYEFRDLTISNCNLFWLRNSDALASAEPFRRGGQFAKRKGELRRAFGLWNLIRFRLKLDTLDKAMGRLSRRVGVPVVAHLFADGRLAIDVDNLESLEATESLLAADQAD, encoded by the coding sequence ATGACCGATACGCCAACTATCCTCGTGCTGGCCGGCAAGCGCGATGGAGCGCTGGATCCTCTCGCAGAACGTGCCGGTGTCAGTCACAAAGCGGTTATCCCTGTCGCAGGCAAGCCGCTCATCTCGCACGTACTCGAACGGCTCGAAGAGGCCTGGGAGGATGCACGCATCATCGTTTCGATCCATGACCCGACGGCCCTTGATCATGTCACGGCTGTCCGCCGCCTGCGCGATGCGGGTCGATTAGAACTGGCCGAGGCGAAAGATGGCTTAGTCGAAAGTGTCGCAAGTGCGGCCGAGAATGTCAGCTGGCCACTGTTGATCACAACCGGTGATAACGCGCTGACGACTGTCGAGGCGCTCCACACGATCAATGCGATCGGCGATGAGAAGAGTGTTGATGCGGTCATTGGCGTCGTCAGCACGGAGGCGATCCAGGCGGCTTATCCCTACCAGAAAAAGGGGGGATACGAGTTTCGCGACCTGACAATCTCTAACTGCAACCTCTTTTGGCTGCGCAACAGTGATGCGCTGGCTTCGGCCGAGCCGTTTCGCCGGGGCGGGCAGTTCGCCAAGCGCAAGGGCGAGCTACGGCGCGCATTCGGCCTGTGGAATCTCATCCGCTTCCGCCTCAAGCTCGATACGCTGGACAAGGCGATGGGCCGCCTGTCGCGCCGGGTCGGTGTGCCGGTTGTCGCACATCTGTTTGCCGATGGGCGGCTTGCAATCGATGTCGATAATCTGGAAAGCCTTGAGGCCACCGAATCCCTGCTGGCCGCGGACCAGGCAGACTAA
- a CDS encoding 2-hydroxychromene-2-carboxylate isomerase, giving the protein MTAKVEFFFDLSSPWTYLAFHNIRPILAETGAEVTWRPFLVGGVFNAVNKSVYAAREDSKGPKARFFMKSLRDWAAWSDLPLNFPAPWHPVRSVHAMRACCALEEDQPALAQFAEAAFSAYFDRQENIDEPEVLAAIANDIGMDGAALVAQTQDDPVKLRLRTNTEEVIERGGFGSPSIFVNGSDLYFGNDQLPLVRRAITSTI; this is encoded by the coding sequence ATGACCGCCAAAGTTGAATTCTTCTTCGATCTCTCCAGCCCGTGGACCTATCTGGCCTTCCACAATATCCGCCCGATCCTTGCGGAAACCGGCGCAGAGGTAACCTGGCGGCCGTTTCTGGTCGGCGGTGTGTTCAACGCAGTGAACAAATCTGTCTATGCAGCGCGCGAAGACAGCAAGGGTCCCAAGGCGCGGTTTTTCATGAAAAGCCTGCGCGATTGGGCGGCCTGGTCCGATCTGCCGTTGAATTTCCCGGCGCCATGGCATCCAGTGCGCAGCGTCCATGCTATGCGTGCTTGTTGCGCGCTCGAAGAGGATCAACCGGCACTCGCCCAATTCGCCGAAGCTGCTTTCTCCGCCTATTTCGACCGCCAGGAAAATATCGACGAACCCGAAGTGCTGGCCGCGATTGCGAATGATATCGGAATGGATGGCGCGGCATTGGTCGCCCAAACTCAGGACGATCCGGTAAAATTGCGCTTGCGCACCAACACCGAAGAGGTCATCGAGCGGGGCGGCTTTGGATCGCCCAGCATCTTCGTCAATGGCAGCGACTTGTATTTCGGCAATGATCAGCTGCCCCTGGTGCGCAGGGCGATTACAAGCACAATTTGA
- a CDS encoding homoserine dehydrogenase, whose protein sequence is MGDTLRVALAGLGTVGAGVIKLLEENRALIERRAGRAIEVTAVSARDRSRDRGVDLSGLAWEDDPAALAARTDVDVVAELIGGSDGPALNLARDTIGAGKSFVTANKAMVAHHGMELANAAEKAGVALKYEAAVAGGIPVIKGLREGAAANAITSVYGILNGTCNYILTEMEANGSDFADVLADAQALGYAEADPTFDIDGIDAAHKLAILASLSFGTALDFDAVATSGIRHVIAEDIAEARALGFKIRLVGTAEASGGKLFQRVHCCLVPRNHPLAHVLGSLNAIVAEGNFVGRLFFEGAGAGEGPTASAVVADLIDVARGEYGPAFAMPFARLSKAETVDAGDRRGRAYLRFAVHDRPGVLAEITAAMRDANVSIESMIQRGGSDPSEDSDDVVNLMIVTHQGPEHCVTDALERLRGSQSLAGEPMLMHILDL, encoded by the coding sequence ATGGGCGATACATTGCGCGTGGCGCTGGCTGGCCTCGGAACTGTTGGCGCAGGCGTCATCAAGCTTCTCGAAGAGAATCGCGCGCTCATTGAGCGCCGTGCAGGCCGGGCTATCGAAGTAACGGCTGTTTCCGCGCGGGATCGCAGCCGAGACCGCGGAGTCGATCTGTCCGGCTTGGCATGGGAAGACGATCCTGCTGCCCTTGCAGCACGCACCGATGTGGATGTGGTTGCCGAACTGATTGGCGGGTCGGACGGACCAGCGCTGAACCTTGCCCGCGACACGATCGGCGCAGGAAAATCCTTCGTTACCGCCAATAAGGCGATGGTCGCGCATCATGGGATGGAACTTGCCAACGCTGCCGAAAAAGCTGGCGTTGCGCTCAAATATGAAGCGGCGGTGGCTGGTGGCATTCCGGTCATCAAGGGACTGCGCGAAGGCGCCGCAGCAAATGCCATCACGTCCGTCTATGGGATTCTCAACGGCACCTGCAATTATATCCTTACCGAGATGGAAGCGAATGGCAGCGATTTTGCCGATGTGCTCGCTGACGCGCAGGCACTCGGATATGCCGAAGCTGATCCGACCTTCGACATTGATGGCATCGATGCAGCCCACAAGCTCGCTATCCTCGCAAGCCTTTCCTTTGGCACCGCGCTCGATTTCGATGCAGTAGCAACAAGCGGCATCCGGCATGTGATTGCGGAAGATATTGCCGAAGCCCGGGCGCTAGGCTTCAAGATCCGTCTTGTCGGCACGGCGGAAGCAAGCGGTGGCAAGCTGTTCCAGCGCGTCCATTGCTGCCTGGTACCCCGCAACCATCCGCTGGCGCATGTCTTGGGCTCGCTGAACGCGATTGTTGCTGAAGGAAATTTTGTTGGGCGCTTGTTCTTCGAAGGTGCGGGTGCCGGAGAAGGGCCGACGGCCAGCGCCGTGGTTGCCGATCTGATTGATGTCGCGCGCGGCGAATATGGCCCGGCTTTTGCGATGCCCTTTGCCCGGCTTTCCAAGGCCGAAACAGTGGATGCCGGCGATCGGCGCGGCCGGGCCTATCTGCGCTTTGCCGTGCATGACCGCCCCGGGGTGTTGGCAGAGATTACGGCCGCGATGCGCGATGCGAATGTGTCGATCGAGAGCATGATTCAGCGTGGCGGTTCGGACCCTAGCGAAGATAGCGACGATGTTGTCAATCTGATGATCGTCACGCACCAAGGCCCGGAACACTGCGTCACCGATGCCCTGGAACGCCTGCGCGGCTCACAAAGCCTCGCGGGAGAACCCATGCTGATGCACATTTTGGATCTTTAA
- a CDS encoding alkane 1-monooxygenase, translating into MRYPLAYLVGPIAALLIVASFYAGGIWLAVMPVIFYFLLPIGDSVTGTSLWPSESRIARFDARTKRQYDMSLMTAAWSMVLLLGWALYAVSVTPLSWWEFLLFAIIIGEYGGFVGIVTAHELMHRRSTGKRQLAFLLMALEAYSFFCVEHVHGHHRRVATPDDPATARAGQSLYAFLPRTVFGSFASAWQLEHERLKREKRAFWSHHNLILRWQAFTIALMIATYLFLGPLSLLLFAVQALFAIFALETINYIEHYGLLRAQRPDGSYEAVKPVHSWNSNHILTNVSLFNLGRHSDHHRQSSRPFYSLRNHDEAPQLPYGYSAMVVLAMLPPFWFRVMDRELAAFHDRRAAGLSA; encoded by the coding sequence ATGCGTTATCCGCTCGCCTATCTTGTCGGCCCGATTGCCGCTCTGCTGATTGTGGCGAGCTTTTATGCCGGCGGCATCTGGCTCGCCGTCATGCCGGTGATTTTCTATTTCCTGCTGCCGATCGGCGACAGTGTGACGGGAACATCGCTATGGCCGTCGGAAAGCCGGATCGCCCGGTTCGATGCGCGAACCAAGCGCCAGTATGACATGTCGCTGATGACTGCGGCCTGGTCGATGGTGCTGCTGCTGGGCTGGGCGCTCTATGCGGTCTCAGTCACGCCACTGAGCTGGTGGGAGTTCCTGCTCTTCGCGATAATTATCGGCGAATATGGCGGATTTGTCGGCATCGTCACCGCCCATGAGTTGATGCATCGCCGATCGACTGGCAAGCGACAACTGGCTTTTCTGCTGATGGCGCTCGAAGCCTATAGCTTCTTCTGCGTCGAACATGTGCATGGCCATCACCGCCGCGTTGCAACTCCGGACGATCCCGCGACGGCGCGTGCCGGCCAGTCGCTCTATGCGTTCCTGCCGCGCACAGTGTTCGGTAGCTTCGCCAGCGCCTGGCAGCTGGAACATGAGAGGCTAAAGCGAGAGAAGCGGGCGTTCTGGTCGCACCATAACCTGATCCTACGCTGGCAGGCTTTCACCATTGCATTGATGATAGCAACGTATCTGTTCCTCGGGCCGCTTAGCCTGTTGCTGTTCGCGGTGCAGGCGCTGTTTGCGATCTTCGCACTCGAGACGATCAACTATATCGAACATTATGGACTGCTTCGCGCTCAGCGCCCCGATGGAAGCTATGAGGCGGTAAAGCCGGTCCATAGCTGGAACTCCAACCATATCCTCACCAATGTGAGCCTGTTCAATCTCGGTCGCCATTCTGACCATCACCGGCAATCGAGCCGACCCTTTTATTCGCTGCGCAATCATGACGAAGCACCGCAGCTACCTTATGGCTATTCGGCGATGGTCGTGCTCGCCATGCTGCCACCTTTTTGGTTCCGCGTAATGGATCGGGAGCTGGCGGCTTTTCACGACCGCCGCGCGGCTGGCCTATCTGCCTGA